One region of Thiomonas intermedia genomic DNA includes:
- a CDS encoding recombinase family protein produces the protein MADQFITYFRVSTVKQGASGLGLEAQRQAVMTYLSGRDKTVLAEFVEVETGKGANALEKRPQLRLALEQCRKTGSTLLIAKLDRLARNVHFVSGLIETGVDFIAADMPEANKVMIQMHAVMSEWERDQISERTKAALAAAKARGVVLGTTGPANLAGHTQQRQEAAWAFRERLKPILDGCIARGMSRRAIAAYLNEMGLRAPRGGAWSLGQVQRLARELNMA, from the coding sequence ATGGCAGATCAATTCATCACCTATTTCCGCGTTTCGACCGTCAAGCAAGGCGCGTCCGGTCTTGGACTTGAAGCACAGCGCCAGGCTGTGATGACATACCTCTCAGGACGCGATAAAACGGTCTTGGCTGAGTTTGTAGAGGTCGAGACGGGTAAGGGCGCTAATGCGCTGGAAAAGCGCCCACAGCTTCGTTTAGCGCTTGAGCAGTGCCGCAAGACCGGATCGACACTGTTGATCGCCAAGTTGGATCGTCTGGCCCGCAATGTGCACTTCGTCAGCGGGTTAATCGAGACCGGCGTGGACTTCATCGCGGCCGACATGCCCGAAGCCAACAAGGTCATGATCCAGATGCACGCCGTCATGAGCGAGTGGGAACGCGACCAGATCAGCGAGCGAACCAAGGCAGCACTTGCAGCGGCGAAGGCACGTGGCGTCGTTCTAGGGACGACAGGACCGGCCAACCTTGCGGGACATACTCAACAGCGTCAGGAGGCCGCCTGGGCATTCAGGGAGCGTCTGAAGCCCATCCTGGATGGGTGTATTGCGCGAGGTATGAGTAGGCGGGCGATCGCCGCTTACTTGAACGAGATGGGCTTGAGGGCTCCGAGAGGTGGCGCGTGGTCACTGGGGCAAGTGCAGCGCTTGGCGCGAGAATTGAACATGGCGTAA